A part of Dreissena polymorpha isolate Duluth1 chromosome 13, UMN_Dpol_1.0, whole genome shotgun sequence genomic DNA contains:
- the LOC127855463 gene encoding uncharacterized protein LOC127855463, with the protein MFIVKMKTILSVGAFCVSILFMHIEANTDVEFHSILARLSLLEEKQASSDKRIAALEWENKLSQKRIKDLEKYKTYSDRRVVALERKNALCNRKNNELDILMKQYAHKVAIETDKLLSEKNNTMDGYDKTLSYREVTSFVNDKNRSDRTLAKPNGKDDKLTAADEMANRLTAVVQSEHRRVVAEGIVAFSAMKAAGQEHIGLNQNIIFEQVLTNEGGGYHPNHGVFTAPQSGVYVFSSSIMATANGEIHTAIVHNGNAVARMFAHSVGTHDQGSQTVVLRLNAGDEVAVQNIDISDDRIYGALYTSFSGYLLLQ; encoded by the exons ATGTTCATTGTTAAAATGAAGACCATATTGTCAGTTGGGGCATTTTGTGTATCAATATTGTTCATGCACATTGAAGCAAATACAGATGTCGAATTTCACTCAATACTTGCTAGGCTTTCTTTGCTCGAAGAAAAACAAGCATCTTCTGACAAACGAATCGCTGCACTTGAATGGGAAAATAAGTTGTCACAGAAACGAATAAAGGACTTAGAAAAATACAAGACATATTCCGACCGAAGAGTCGTTGCGCTTGAAAGAAAAAATGCATTATGTAACAGAAAGAATAATGAACTTGATATTCTAATGAAACAGTATGCACACAAGGTCGCAATCGAAACCGACAAGTTGCTGTCTGAGAAAAACAACACAATGGACGGATACGATAAGACACTTTCTTACAGGGAAGTCACATCGTTTGTGAATGACAAGAATAGATCGGACAGAACCCTCGCCAAGCCGAATGGTAAAGATGATAAACTCACTGCTGCGGATGAAATGGCAAATCGGCTTACTGCTG TTGTTCAGTCTGAGCACAGAAGAGTTGTTGCAGAGGGGATTGTAGCATTTTCTGCAATGAAGGCAGCAGGCCAAGAACATATCGGACTTAATCAGAACATTATCTTCGAGCAGGTTCTTACAAATGAAGGGGGCGGATACCACCCTAACCACGGTGTATTCACAGCCCCTCAATCTGGCGTTTACGTATTCTCGTCATCGATTATGGCTACTGCAAATGGGGAGATTCATACTGCGATAGTACATAACGGAAACGCTGTCGCGCGTATGTTTGCTCATTCCGTTGGCACTCACGACCAAGGAAGTCAGACGGTTGTTCTTAGGCTGAATGCTGGGGACGAAGTAGCTGTTCAAAATATTGACATTTCAGATGACCGAATTTATGGAGCGCTGTATACGTCCTTCAGCGGATATTTGTTACTTCAATAA